A part of Bufo bufo chromosome 7, aBufBuf1.1, whole genome shotgun sequence genomic DNA contains:
- the LOC121007526 gene encoding LOW QUALITY PROTEIN: cytochrome b-c1 complex subunit 2, mitochondrial (The sequence of the model RefSeq protein was modified relative to this genomic sequence to represent the inferred CDS: inserted 1 base in 1 codon), whose protein sequence is MRVCGRGHLVFLSGAEGDSAVMKLISGARFLSRRLYSATAAAKPEAAGGARLLPEELEITKLPNGXVIASLENYSPASKIGVFVKAGSRYENANNLGVNHVLRLASNLTTKGASSFKITRGLEAAGAGLSVTSTRENMVYSVECLRDYVDTVMEYLINVTTAPEFRRWEVSDLDGRIKLDKALAYQNPQVGVLENLHAASYRNTLANSLYCPNYRVGKVSPDELHQFVQNHFTSARMALVGLGVNHSVLKQVGEHFLNIRSGAGSGSVKAQYRGGEIREQTGSDLVHAAVVVEGASVGSPEANSFSVLQHVLGAGPYIKRGSNTTSKLYQAVSKATNQPFDVSAFNANYSDSGLFGVYAISHAATTTDVINAAVNQVNTVAQGSITEADLTRAKNQLKTHYLLSVDNSSGLLNEIGSQALASGSYSSPAAILQNIDAVTSADVVNAAKKFVSGKKSLAASGNLENTPFVSDL, encoded by the exons ATGCGGGTATGTGGACGCGGCCATCTTGTCTTCCTGTCAGGGGCTGAAGGAGATAGCGCGGTCATGAAGCTGATCAGCGGCGCCCGGTTCCTCTCT AGAAGGCTGTACTCTGCAACAGCAGCTGCAAAGCCAGAAGCTGCCGGAGGAGCACGTCTTCTGCCCGAGGAACTAGAG ATCACAAAGTTGCCAAATG CTGTGATTGCATCTCTAGAAAACTACTCCCCGGCTTCTAAAATTGGAGTGTTTGTAAAGGCTGGAAGCAGATACGAAAATGCTAACAACTTGGGTGTTAATCATGTGCTGCGCCTTGCCTCCAACCTG acTACAAAGGGAGCCTCTTCTTTTAAAATAACGCGAGGTCTAGAAGCTGCTGGTGCAGGATTAAG TGTAACATCTACCAGGGAAAACATGGTCTACAGCGTGGAATGTCTGAGAGACTACGT TGATACGGTGATGGAATATCTCATCAATGTCACTACGGCCccggaatttagaagatgggaagTGTCTGACCTTGATGGACGGATCAAGCTTGATAAAGCTCTGGCTTATCAAAATCCTCAAGTTG GTGTCTTGGAAAACCTACATGCTGCATCTTACCGCAATACACTTGCTAACTCCTTGTATTGTCCCAACTACAGAGTTGGAAAAGTATCACCTGATGAG CTTCATCAGTTTGTAcagaatcactttacaagcgcaagAATGGCACTGGTTGGATTAG GCGTCAATCATTCTGTCCTTAAACAAGTTGGAGAGCACTTCCTTAACATCCGAAGTGGAGCGGGTTCTGGGTCGGTGAAGGCTCAGTATCGTGGAG GTGAGATTCGAGAGCAGACCGGAAGCGATCTTGTCCATGCTGCTGTTGTTGTAGAAGGAGCATCGGTAGGAAGCCCTGAAGCAAATTCTTTTAGTGTCCTCCAGCACGTCCTGGGTGCAGGACCTTACATCAAGAGGGGAAGCAACACCACCAGCAAATTGTATCAAGCTGTGTCCAAGGCAACTAATCAGCCCTTTGAC GTATCTGCATTCAATGCCAACTATTCAGATTCTGGTCTTTTTGGAGTGTATGCTATCTCGCACGCAGCTACGACGACGGAT GTGATTAATGCTGCAGTTAACCAAGTGAATACTGTTGCACAAGGCAGTATCACAGAAGCTGATCTTACAAGAGCCAA GAACCAGCTAAAAACCCACTACCTGCTGTCTGTGGATAATTCCTCTGGGCTGCTGAATGAGATTGGCTCCCAGGCATTGGCATCCGGCTCTTACTCATCACCAGCTGCCATCCTCCAGAACATAGATGCCGTAACCAGCGCTGATGTTGTAAAT GCTGCAAAGAAGTTTGTTTCTGGAAAGAAATCTTTGGCAGCTTCCGGAAACTTGGAAAATACCCCTTTTGTTTCTGATCTGTAA